A single genomic interval of Aegicerativicinus sediminis harbors:
- a CDS encoding glycoside hydrolase family 95 protein encodes MFKASIIPITALTFFQNILLIAQPKDVLWYDKPAEFFEETLVLGNGKIGASVFGGVDSDKIYLNDITFWSGEPVNPDNNPTASSYIPLIREALKNENYKLADSLNRYVQGEFSESYMPLGTLFIKNNNEEGYSNYRRELDLKNAISTVTYTQNGIDYKREYFVSHPDSIMVIRLSSDQPNSINCSLRFDSQMKYSISTSEEVLRASGYAPYHVEPSYRGDMPEAIKFDSERGTRFTSLFKVKHTDGLLETDGTSLNLTNVSEAIIYVSMETSFNGFDKNPVTEGKDHHKIGLRNLDHAFNQTFDELKSRHTEDYQILFNRVQLDFGESLAQDLPTNERLLRYSDYDLEDKNLEILYFQYGRYLLIASSRTLGVPANLQGIWNPYIRPPWSSNYTLNINAEENYWMAETANLSELHQPLLSFIKNMSETGSVTAKTYYNCGGWASGHNSDIWAMTNPVGDFGKGDPSWANWNMGGVWMATHLWEHYSFNLDTEFLKEEAYPLMKGAVQFCLDWMIKDRYGNWITSPSTSPENIYITPDGYRGATMYGSTSDIAMIRELINNFIYASKELNVHDSLVKKVEAVNQELLPYKIGARGNLQEWYYDWEDQDPKHRHQSQLFGLYPGHQITPINTPKLAEAARTTLEIKGDETTGWSKGWRINLWARLLDGNRAYKMYRELLKYVDPDASDGIHKGHGGTYPNLFDAHPPFQIDGNFGGSAAVIEMLLQSSMNEIYLLPALPDAWDEGRVSGIRARGGFEISMEWKNHKLVSTEIIAKKARETKLIYNGITQHIKLGDGEHMTITW; translated from the coding sequence ATGTTCAAAGCTTCTATAATCCCTATTACAGCCCTAACGTTCTTTCAGAATATTCTATTAATAGCACAGCCTAAGGATGTGTTATGGTATGACAAACCCGCCGAATTTTTTGAAGAAACACTGGTATTAGGAAATGGGAAGATTGGAGCCTCCGTATTTGGTGGCGTAGATTCAGATAAAATTTATCTCAATGACATAACCTTTTGGTCTGGAGAACCAGTAAATCCAGACAATAACCCAACAGCCAGCTCTTACATACCCTTGATTAGGGAAGCATTAAAAAATGAAAATTATAAGTTAGCGGATTCTTTAAACCGTTATGTGCAGGGTGAATTTTCGGAGTCATATATGCCATTAGGGACATTATTTATTAAAAACAATAATGAGGAAGGATATAGTAATTATCGACGGGAATTAGATTTAAAAAACGCTATTTCCACAGTTACATACACCCAAAATGGAATAGATTACAAAAGAGAATATTTTGTATCCCATCCAGATAGCATCATGGTTATTCGTTTATCAAGTGACCAACCTAATTCCATCAATTGTAGTCTACGGTTTGATAGCCAAATGAAATACTCAATCTCAACTTCTGAAGAGGTTCTAAGAGCATCGGGTTATGCACCTTACCATGTAGAACCTAGTTATAGAGGAGATATGCCTGAAGCCATAAAGTTTGATTCCGAAAGAGGAACACGCTTCACTTCACTTTTCAAGGTTAAGCACACAGATGGGTTGTTAGAAACCGACGGCACTTCCTTAAACCTAACAAATGTAAGTGAGGCTATTATTTATGTGTCAATGGAAACAAGCTTCAATGGTTTCGATAAAAATCCTGTCACTGAAGGAAAAGACCATCATAAAATTGGGTTACGAAATCTAGATCATGCATTTAATCAAACTTTTGATGAATTAAAATCTCGACATACTGAGGACTACCAAATATTATTTAACAGAGTTCAACTAGATTTCGGAGAGAGTTTAGCCCAAGACTTACCCACCAACGAACGACTTCTAAGGTATAGCGATTATGATCTGGAGGATAAAAATCTAGAGATTTTATATTTTCAATATGGTCGTTATTTACTTATTGCATCTTCTAGAACTCTGGGAGTACCAGCCAATCTCCAAGGCATCTGGAACCCCTATATACGTCCCCCTTGGAGCAGTAATTACACCTTAAATATTAATGCTGAAGAAAACTATTGGATGGCAGAAACAGCCAACCTCTCTGAACTCCATCAACCTCTTTTAAGCTTTATAAAAAACATGTCTGAAACTGGAAGTGTTACAGCAAAAACCTATTACAATTGCGGAGGCTGGGCCAGTGGTCATAATTCAGATATTTGGGCCATGACTAATCCTGTTGGAGATTTTGGGAAGGGAGATCCTAGTTGGGCAAATTGGAATATGGGTGGGGTATGGATGGCAACCCATTTATGGGAGCATTATTCATTTAACTTAGATACTGAATTCCTGAAAGAAGAGGCCTATCCATTGATGAAGGGCGCTGTACAATTTTGTTTGGATTGGATGATAAAAGACCGTTATGGAAATTGGATAACTTCGCCTTCAACCTCGCCTGAAAATATTTATATAACTCCCGATGGATATCGAGGGGCTACCATGTACGGAAGCACCTCAGATATAGCTATGATTCGTGAGCTAATCAATAATTTCATATATGCCTCTAAGGAATTAAATGTCCACGATTCGTTGGTGAAAAAAGTTGAAGCGGTTAATCAAGAATTATTGCCCTATAAAATTGGAGCTAGAGGTAACCTACAAGAATGGTATTATGATTGGGAGGATCAAGATCCAAAACACAGACACCAATCCCAGTTATTTGGTTTGTATCCAGGTCACCAAATCACACCAATCAACACACCAAAATTAGCGGAGGCTGCGCGCACCACCTTAGAAATTAAGGGTGATGAAACCACAGGTTGGTCTAAGGGTTGGCGCATTAATTTATGGGCGCGTTTATTAGATGGCAATAGGGCATATAAAATGTACAGGGAACTACTAAAATATGTGGATCCAGATGCTTCAGATGGGATACATAAAGGCCATGGGGGCACCTACCCTAACCTTTTTGATGCACATCCTCCATTTCAAATCGATGGGAATTTTGGAGGTTCAGCTGCTGTTATAGAAATGTTATTGCAATCTTCTATGAATGAGATATACCTGTTGCCTGCACTACCAGATGCATGGGATGAAGGTAGGGTGAGCGGAATAAGGGCAAGAGGCGGTTTTGAAATTTCGATGGAATGGAAAAATCATAAACTTGTTTCCACTGAAATAATAGCAAAAAAAGCACGCGAGACAAAACTGATTTACAACGGTATAACTCAACATATTAAACTTGGAGATGGTGAGCACATGACAATAACATGGTAA